In Actinoplanes derwentensis, the following proteins share a genomic window:
- a CDS encoding DNA cytosine methyltransferase, with protein sequence MSATAVAAKPANSKIEAFTRQAVRNQVSAEVATTKLRDAQAVARREQQRLNYLAAGNQLWTPRRSNGLKFVDIFCGAGGSSIGLSNAGYELLLAANHWRTAIDTHAANFTNAEHLCADVNNYDFRYLPRGADVLWASPICTELSPAGGNGGPKRYEGGGFDMVEMLGHVSEKGRERTRATFMDVIRATEVWRFKAIIIENVPDVAERWELFDWWLSGMERLGYHYQLASVNSAHVGGNGIPYAPQWRDRLYIVFVRKDIGRSPDVTPKPVSWCFNCERQVHGLQTWLPKMHQRKFLVGRYRRNPNSSYGQYWYTCPNGGCGQRVEPYVLPAATAIDWSDVGIRIGDLPRTAKKPEGLAPKTMGRIRAGMRKYGRRRMIATVAGNTHERPGALRAWPADQTPMTTAQCSPTLSAVVPPNVFYVKNFSDPDPRRMVKGVHDEPLGTVTTVDHHGIVTPPQPFRVALNHDSLRLHALSDEPLAAQTVKQGDAVVFPPMSVPVGGTWAEEPIDLIGGPGRTVMANGKGCEALVTPYPGAFIDVQRNHAEAQSVEDPLATITTARHNALVVPYYGNGQADLAGHPLGTVTTHDRHALVTATEAELAILNDDDVFDAYYRMLKARESLKAQTFPDDYLVLGGNGEQMMQAGNAVSCNAAQWLGEAVAEVLIPHPQF encoded by the coding sequence ATGTCCGCGACTGCCGTAGCCGCCAAACCCGCCAACAGCAAGATCGAAGCCTTCACCCGTCAGGCCGTCCGTAACCAGGTCAGCGCGGAGGTGGCCACCACCAAGCTCCGCGACGCCCAAGCCGTCGCCCGGCGCGAACAACAGCGCCTCAACTACCTGGCCGCAGGGAACCAGCTGTGGACCCCACGCCGCAGCAACGGCCTCAAGTTCGTCGACATCTTCTGCGGCGCGGGCGGCTCCTCGATCGGCCTGAGTAACGCCGGGTACGAACTCCTGCTCGCCGCGAACCACTGGCGCACCGCCATCGACACCCACGCCGCTAACTTCACCAACGCCGAGCACCTGTGCGCGGACGTCAACAACTACGACTTCCGCTACCTGCCGCGCGGCGCCGACGTGCTGTGGGCGTCCCCGATCTGCACCGAACTCAGCCCCGCGGGCGGCAACGGCGGCCCGAAGCGCTACGAGGGCGGCGGCTTCGACATGGTCGAGATGCTCGGCCACGTCTCGGAAAAGGGCCGCGAGCGCACCCGAGCGACCTTCATGGACGTCATCCGCGCCACCGAAGTGTGGCGCTTCAAGGCGATCATCATCGAGAACGTCCCCGATGTCGCCGAGCGCTGGGAGTTGTTCGACTGGTGGCTCAGCGGTATGGAGCGCCTGGGCTACCACTACCAGCTCGCGTCCGTGAACAGCGCGCACGTCGGCGGCAACGGCATCCCCTACGCCCCCCAATGGCGTGACCGGCTCTACATCGTCTTCGTCCGCAAGGACATCGGCCGCAGCCCGGACGTCACCCCGAAGCCGGTGTCCTGGTGCTTCAACTGCGAGCGCCAGGTCCACGGCTTGCAGACGTGGCTGCCGAAGATGCACCAGCGCAAGTTCCTTGTCGGCCGCTACCGGCGCAACCCGAACTCCTCGTACGGCCAATACTGGTACACCTGCCCGAACGGCGGGTGCGGCCAGCGCGTCGAGCCGTACGTCCTGCCCGCTGCCACCGCCATCGACTGGTCGGATGTCGGCATTCGGATCGGTGACCTTCCCCGCACCGCCAAGAAGCCCGAGGGTCTCGCCCCGAAGACGATGGGCCGCATCCGTGCCGGGATGCGCAAGTACGGCCGCCGCCGGATGATCGCCACGGTCGCCGGGAACACCCACGAACGCCCCGGCGCCCTGCGGGCGTGGCCGGCCGACCAGACGCCGATGACCACCGCCCAGTGCTCACCAACTCTCAGCGCCGTCGTCCCGCCGAACGTCTTCTACGTCAAGAACTTCAGCGACCCGGACCCCCGGCGCATGGTCAAGGGCGTGCACGACGAGCCGCTCGGCACCGTCACCACCGTCGACCACCACGGCATCGTCACTCCGCCCCAGCCGTTCCGGGTGGCGCTCAACCACGACAGCCTGCGCCTGCACGCACTCAGCGACGAACCGCTCGCCGCCCAGACCGTCAAGCAGGGCGACGCCGTGGTCTTCCCGCCGATGTCCGTCCCCGTCGGCGGCACCTGGGCCGAAGAGCCCATCGACCTCATCGGCGGGCCCGGCCGCACTGTGATGGCCAACGGGAAGGGCTGCGAAGCCCTGGTCACCCCGTACCCCGGCGCGTTCATCGACGTCCAGCGCAACCACGCCGAAGCGCAGTCGGTCGAGGATCCATTGGCCACCATCACCACCGCCCGGCACAACGCCCTGGTCGTGCCCTACTACGGCAACGGCCAGGCCGACCTTGCCGGACACCCGCTCGGCACCGTCACCACCCACGACCGCCACGCGCTGGTCACCGCCACCGAAGCCGAACTGGCGATCCTCAACGACGACGACGTCTTCGACGCCTACTACCGAATGCTCAAGGCGCGGGAAAGCCTGAAAGCTCAGACCTTCCCGGACGACTACCTCGTCCTCGGCGGCAACGGCGAGCAGATGATGCAGGCCGGAAACGCCGTGAGCTGCAACGCCGCCCAGTGGCTCGGCGAGGCCGTTGCCGAGGTTCTCATCCCACACCCGCAGTTCTGA
- a CDS encoding methyltransferase encodes MHQVDARTRAALANAQTARDRIHITGQLAGDVWRSVARVLILLGGRYETNRSAFIFEFDPRPALRAVIASGMCFSATKDDGYVPTPDWLAEQLTTTCPFSDLARMPPGSRILEPSAGDGQIVRAILEANDELHVVAVEPNTARAAKLDGHPDRVTVIDTTFEEYAAGPGRAELFDGVVMNPPFSAPGQPALWIDHVMTAWNMLEPGGRLVAVVPNGFSFRRDRQHKDVRRLVEDFGGWENLPDDTFDGLKTCVIWMARPVRGHEGLPPYLFRHYPDAIEPVPVRYPWLTTRAVQEAPVQVWHDPSTNRERVFRYRAQCWGCGWLLWQFDGNDDMALGEHAAPASLDADEDGKVGPTIGLCITCANTSDTKRAAEKAAHEIWKSPPTKTVPVSVWSLLLWSGGMLPVSDLERERHTRVQAAMRAAFGLSEHTPETDLIDVQQAWRGGRDRLAARYLQAYADRLDVDADLDDVDRAALLWRSDRYAPPIEVAETSDPWGVMFGQMHLDLGAAI; translated from the coding sequence ATGCATCAGGTCGACGCGCGGACACGAGCCGCGCTGGCCAACGCTCAGACCGCCCGCGACCGTATCCACATCACCGGCCAACTCGCCGGTGATGTGTGGAGATCCGTGGCCAGGGTGCTCATCCTGCTCGGCGGCCGCTACGAGACCAACCGCAGCGCGTTCATCTTCGAGTTCGACCCACGCCCGGCACTCCGCGCGGTCATCGCCTCCGGCATGTGTTTCTCCGCGACCAAGGATGACGGCTACGTCCCCACCCCGGACTGGCTTGCCGAGCAACTGACCACCACCTGCCCGTTCAGCGACCTGGCCCGGATGCCTCCCGGATCGCGGATCCTGGAGCCGTCAGCCGGGGACGGCCAGATCGTCCGGGCGATCCTGGAGGCCAACGACGAACTGCACGTCGTCGCCGTCGAGCCGAACACCGCCCGCGCCGCCAAACTGGACGGCCACCCTGACCGGGTCACAGTGATCGACACGACGTTCGAGGAGTACGCGGCCGGCCCGGGCAGGGCCGAACTGTTCGACGGAGTGGTCATGAACCCGCCGTTCTCGGCGCCGGGTCAACCCGCCCTCTGGATCGACCACGTGATGACGGCGTGGAACATGCTCGAACCCGGCGGCCGCCTGGTCGCGGTGGTGCCGAACGGTTTCTCCTTCCGCCGCGACCGCCAGCACAAGGACGTACGGCGGCTCGTCGAGGACTTCGGAGGATGGGAGAACCTGCCGGACGACACCTTCGACGGGCTCAAGACGTGCGTGATCTGGATGGCCCGGCCGGTGCGCGGCCATGAAGGGCTGCCGCCATACCTGTTCCGGCACTACCCGGACGCGATCGAACCGGTGCCGGTGCGCTACCCGTGGCTCACCACCCGGGCGGTGCAGGAAGCACCGGTGCAGGTGTGGCACGACCCCAGCACCAACCGGGAGCGGGTGTTCCGGTACCGGGCGCAGTGCTGGGGATGCGGGTGGCTGCTGTGGCAGTTCGACGGCAACGACGACATGGCCCTCGGCGAGCACGCCGCGCCCGCCAGCCTGGACGCTGACGAGGACGGCAAGGTCGGCCCGACCATCGGCCTGTGCATCACCTGTGCCAACACCAGCGACACCAAACGGGCCGCGGAGAAGGCCGCCCATGAGATCTGGAAGTCACCGCCGACGAAGACCGTGCCGGTGTCGGTATGGAGCCTGCTGCTCTGGAGCGGCGGGATGCTGCCGGTCAGCGACCTCGAACGCGAGCGGCACACCCGGGTACAGGCCGCCATGCGCGCCGCGTTCGGTCTCTCCGAACACACCCCCGAAACCGACCTGATCGACGTGCAGCAGGCGTGGCGCGGTGGCCGGGACCGGCTCGCGGCCCGATACCTGCAGGCGTATGCCGACCGGCTCGACGTCGACGCCGATCTGGACGACGTCGACCGGGCGGCTCTGCTGTGGCGCAGCGACCGGTACGCGCCGCCGATCGAGGTAGCCGAGACCTCGGACCCGTGGGGCGTCATGTTCGGCCAGATGCACCTGGACCTGGGCGCGGCGATCTAA
- the dnaN gene encoding DNA polymerase III subunit beta, which translates to MSTTDNQAPVEGHLTFVVPQPELLAALTFVGRAIPKKPPVPVLAGVILTSDGETVTIEAFDYDQSRTVTLPGATCTQPGTVLVSAANLLTRVKVLAKDRPIAFAGEGVQARLSNGKTTYTLPTMPVEDYPTRPDMPPLMGLVDGKALADQVAQATRFAGTDETLPSLTGIHLRGEGTTLHLVATDRYRVTVRDLDWANDVDKFTALVPAKLLTEVTKTIGQSPNVTLGYDPKGPGAGWFGIENATMRVVTRTLDGGTYPPVASLVPKAFVLDVDVDVASLISTIERVQVALTRALPVLMEFGPDTFTVGGGTDEDGAASETFSDFTFVTGTPKETAAAVKAAVKEAEKQARKRHSRDPKEVRDRKVAEAGQQTADALARVGAGMVVGANPDYLADTLKTAGSKRVRLRFVDPYKPFVAVPLDRDGQPLPGVTNLQMPIRIGETKDSIAIPPALTTGPETAEADAAGAAAEPTDDASASQESAAMLGDGPQAKPAGQPDISGQGAAVPKPSAAAPDRTTPHPFQRAVDDGRKTNPFTKCVCGTTRNAKVHGGRAAAAKETKQTALAAGPVWMAVLQLTARSGGQMVTEATVQAGMTAVRVFGEDTTTGVLVADTPDGKRMYVAVRSAEEAERMKLCALAASIPAHTAQGVWPPQGAAAVNEVGGEQVKAQEQAPVIVGGEPKFDPKATSLQAFNRLSMGDFDGALELIDLGMQNAPAHLFRGGGLTYGWETIQEAILAKQVEAEIAADTEKQALADIAAEAVADTEETDAADELTHGSAETGPETVAEREQEAAPIEGNPVAQRLREALAGHPEEVIEAAVAAAMAAAPTAAAAPMPRQTAPRPAAAKPEQPQRTVPAPRRAAAAVPSPAPARTAAAATGTSNWTKFGMTAPSTTGGERVWLLPAGTRLRALRKDVLDRLVDAKRDGVIAAMPSVEVEKAERPYRLRIRFATAGALTAANATVDRAVLTALPDVVPARVG; encoded by the coding sequence ATGTCCACCACCGACAATCAGGCGCCCGTGGAGGGCCACCTGACGTTCGTCGTTCCGCAGCCAGAACTGCTGGCCGCGCTCACGTTCGTGGGCAGGGCCATCCCGAAGAAGCCGCCGGTTCCCGTCCTCGCGGGCGTGATCCTGACCAGCGACGGCGAGACCGTCACGATCGAGGCGTTCGACTACGACCAGTCGCGGACGGTCACGCTCCCCGGCGCGACGTGCACGCAGCCCGGCACGGTGCTGGTGAGCGCGGCCAACCTGCTCACACGGGTGAAGGTGCTCGCCAAGGACCGTCCCATCGCGTTCGCCGGCGAGGGTGTGCAGGCACGGCTGTCCAATGGCAAGACCACATACACGCTGCCGACGATGCCGGTCGAGGACTACCCGACCCGGCCGGACATGCCGCCCCTGATGGGCCTGGTCGACGGCAAGGCGCTGGCCGACCAGGTTGCACAGGCGACCAGATTCGCGGGCACCGACGAGACGCTGCCGTCGCTGACCGGCATCCACCTGCGTGGTGAGGGCACGACCCTGCACCTGGTCGCCACCGACCGTTACCGGGTGACCGTACGGGACCTCGACTGGGCCAACGACGTCGACAAGTTCACCGCCCTGGTGCCTGCGAAGCTGCTCACGGAGGTCACCAAGACGATCGGCCAGAGCCCCAACGTCACGCTCGGGTACGACCCCAAGGGCCCCGGTGCGGGCTGGTTCGGCATCGAGAACGCGACCATGCGAGTGGTGACACGCACGCTCGACGGGGGCACCTACCCGCCGGTGGCGTCGCTGGTGCCGAAAGCGTTCGTCCTCGACGTCGACGTGGACGTGGCCTCGCTCATCAGCACCATCGAGCGGGTGCAGGTCGCTCTCACCCGGGCGCTGCCGGTGCTGATGGAGTTCGGGCCGGACACATTCACCGTCGGTGGCGGCACCGACGAGGACGGGGCCGCGAGCGAGACGTTCTCCGACTTCACGTTCGTCACGGGCACACCGAAGGAAACTGCTGCGGCCGTGAAGGCAGCGGTCAAAGAGGCCGAGAAGCAGGCGCGCAAGAGGCACTCCCGCGACCCCAAGGAGGTGCGCGACCGGAAGGTCGCAGAAGCCGGGCAGCAGACGGCGGATGCGCTGGCGAGGGTGGGCGCGGGCATGGTCGTCGGCGCGAACCCCGACTACCTGGCCGACACGCTCAAGACCGCCGGGTCGAAGCGGGTGCGCCTGCGGTTCGTCGACCCGTACAAGCCGTTCGTAGCCGTGCCACTGGACCGCGACGGGCAGCCGCTGCCGGGCGTGACGAACCTCCAGATGCCCATCCGGATCGGCGAGACCAAGGACAGCATCGCGATCCCGCCCGCGCTGACCACTGGCCCGGAGACGGCCGAGGCAGACGCGGCGGGGGCGGCGGCCGAGCCGACCGATGACGCCTCCGCGTCTCAGGAGAGCGCCGCCATGCTGGGCGACGGGCCGCAGGCGAAACCGGCCGGGCAGCCGGACATCAGCGGGCAGGGCGCCGCCGTGCCGAAGCCGAGCGCGGCGGCGCCGGACCGGACCACCCCGCACCCGTTCCAACGGGCGGTCGATGACGGCAGGAAGACCAACCCGTTCACGAAGTGTGTCTGCGGGACCACCCGCAACGCCAAGGTGCACGGCGGCCGGGCCGCAGCGGCGAAGGAGACCAAGCAGACGGCGTTGGCTGCCGGGCCGGTGTGGATGGCGGTCCTTCAGCTGACCGCCCGCAGCGGCGGGCAGATGGTCACGGAGGCGACCGTGCAAGCGGGAATGACGGCGGTCCGGGTCTTCGGCGAGGACACGACCACGGGCGTGCTGGTCGCCGACACCCCCGACGGCAAGCGGATGTACGTGGCCGTGCGAAGCGCGGAGGAGGCCGAGCGGATGAAGCTGTGCGCTCTCGCGGCGTCCATTCCGGCGCACACGGCACAGGGCGTGTGGCCGCCGCAGGGTGCGGCGGCCGTGAACGAGGTGGGAGGCGAGCAGGTGAAGGCACAGGAGCAGGCGCCGGTGATCGTGGGCGGTGAGCCGAAGTTCGACCCGAAGGCGACGTCGTTGCAGGCGTTCAACCGGCTGAGCATGGGCGACTTCGATGGAGCGCTCGAACTCATCGACCTGGGCATGCAGAACGCCCCCGCCCACCTCTTCCGTGGCGGCGGCCTCACCTACGGGTGGGAGACGATCCAGGAGGCGATCCTGGCGAAGCAGGTCGAGGCGGAGATCGCGGCCGACACCGAGAAGCAGGCGCTCGCGGACATCGCCGCCGAGGCGGTGGCCGACACCGAGGAGACGGACGCCGCCGACGAGCTTACGCACGGCAGCGCGGAGACCGGGCCGGAGACGGTGGCTGAGCGTGAGCAGGAGGCGGCCCCGATCGAGGGCAACCCGGTGGCGCAGCGGCTGCGGGAGGCTCTGGCCGGGCACCCGGAAGAGGTGATCGAGGCGGCGGTGGCCGCCGCGATGGCGGCAGCACCTACCGCGGCGGCCGCGCCGATGCCGCGGCAGACGGCACCCCGCCCGGCGGCCGCTAAGCCGGAGCAGCCGCAGCGCACCGTTCCCGCGCCGCGCCGTGCAGCCGCTGCGGTGCCCAGCCCGGCCCCGGCCCGGACGGCTGCGGCCGCCACTGGCACGTCGAACTGGACGAAGTTCGGGATGACGGCTCCGAGCACCACCGGCGGAGAGCGAGTGTGGCTGCTTCCGGCCGGAACCCGGTTGAGGGCGCTGCGCAAAGACGTGCTCGACCGGCTGGTCGACGCCAAGCGGGACGGCGTGATCGCGGCCATGCCGAGCGTCGAGGTGGAGAAGGCGGAGCGGCCGTACCGGCTGCGCATCCGGTTCGCGACCGCCGGAGCCCTGACGGCGGCCAACGCGACCGTCGACCGGGCCGTCCTCACGGCCCTGCCGGACGTGGTTCCGGCCCGCGTCGGCTGA
- a CDS encoding HEPN domain-containing protein, with protein MNLDLGGEQRSEEPGGQADRRETDVDFPLLIHVLGEPFVKWILVAPFELPSPGQLEVAAALTRFVREGSADHSGRSADLVGMRLSFYVPAWNATFVEGLRQRAGGQPAEAEASEDDLQNAVVDLAAQSYGQLLLPAGFTGPSLSANLMSPAGARVVAAVRADGIFPGADDDWGSESIVLGTTLGTAQGQQAAIFGNHVLLAAWDAVRLRVEGPTLEEYLSAVRQMLTQTRALLRGEEVLVPSLVGFTGIVVDQDVEVVGSWGRLRSARPSDLPSFASSMSERRINTTTETGEHIEITDAGDVVLETRIPYRVRIQSPDEMIMEGTTTVGLEALVEQARICLALSWDGDQIPVVLPTWRRTISFMTSSIGYWTDPQHSAPRHPTKATRAQMDAWGSWLGTVDTEALSHVRLAATRTLRALTERRVQDDMLIDAVIAWESLFGAKTESTLRVSGALACLLYPPGADREAAQKRYSKIYNSRSEIVHASLTKKTTPEVIAENAREAAQVAIRALRAILDTRRDLITLDSASRGLQLLLEGSFPQAADAETLTSEAASGDGSAIDANG; from the coding sequence GTGAACCTTGACCTTGGTGGCGAGCAGCGGTCGGAAGAGCCTGGCGGTCAGGCCGATCGACGAGAAACTGACGTTGACTTCCCGCTTCTGATTCATGTGCTCGGCGAGCCCTTCGTCAAGTGGATCCTGGTGGCACCGTTTGAGTTGCCCTCGCCGGGACAGCTTGAGGTGGCGGCAGCACTGACGCGCTTCGTTCGTGAAGGCAGTGCTGATCATTCCGGCCGGTCGGCAGACCTCGTGGGTATGCGTCTGTCGTTCTACGTGCCTGCGTGGAACGCGACGTTCGTCGAGGGCTTGCGTCAGCGTGCTGGCGGACAGCCGGCTGAGGCTGAGGCTTCCGAGGACGATCTGCAGAATGCTGTCGTCGACCTGGCGGCGCAGAGTTATGGGCAACTGCTTCTGCCTGCAGGGTTCACCGGTCCTTCGCTGTCTGCCAACCTGATGTCGCCGGCTGGTGCTCGGGTCGTGGCCGCGGTCCGGGCCGACGGCATCTTTCCCGGCGCTGACGACGACTGGGGGTCGGAGTCAATAGTCCTCGGAACAACTCTGGGGACCGCGCAGGGGCAACAGGCTGCCATCTTCGGTAACCACGTTCTGCTGGCGGCTTGGGATGCGGTGAGGCTCCGGGTTGAGGGCCCGACTTTAGAAGAGTATCTATCCGCAGTGCGGCAGATGCTGACTCAAACCCGTGCACTCTTGCGTGGGGAGGAGGTGCTCGTCCCGTCCCTTGTGGGTTTCACCGGCATCGTCGTTGATCAGGATGTCGAGGTTGTCGGATCTTGGGGCCGACTCCGCTCCGCTCGTCCGAGCGACCTCCCCTCTTTCGCGAGCAGCATGTCCGAGCGGCGCATCAACACGACTACCGAAACGGGTGAGCACATCGAGATCACCGACGCCGGTGATGTCGTCCTGGAGACCCGCATCCCTTACCGAGTTCGAATCCAGTCCCCTGACGAAATGATCATGGAGGGAACGACCACGGTCGGCCTGGAGGCATTAGTTGAGCAGGCCCGAATCTGCTTGGCGTTGTCCTGGGATGGGGATCAGATACCCGTCGTGTTGCCGACCTGGCGCCGCACGATCTCCTTCATGACCTCGAGTATCGGCTACTGGACCGATCCGCAGCACTCGGCACCAAGACATCCCACCAAGGCAACGCGGGCCCAGATGGATGCATGGGGCTCCTGGCTCGGCACTGTGGACACGGAAGCGTTGTCTCATGTCAGGCTTGCCGCAACCAGGACGTTACGCGCACTAACTGAACGACGTGTTCAGGACGACATGCTGATCGATGCAGTGATCGCCTGGGAATCGCTGTTCGGAGCCAAGACCGAGAGCACTCTTCGCGTATCCGGCGCCCTGGCCTGTCTTCTCTACCCGCCGGGGGCAGACAGAGAAGCCGCCCAGAAGAGATACAGCAAGATCTACAACTCGCGGAGCGAGATCGTACATGCGAGTCTTACCAAGAAGACGACGCCGGAGGTCATCGCTGAGAACGCCCGAGAGGCGGCCCAGGTTGCCATCCGGGCACTACGGGCGATCCTTGACACTCGACGCGACCTGATCACCCTCGACAGCGCCAGTCGCGGTCTTCAGCTACTGCTTGAGGGCTCTTTTCCGCAAGCGGCGGACGCCGAGACTCTGACGTCCGAAGCCGCCTCCGGCGATGGCTCCGCGATTGATGCCAACGGGTGA
- a CDS encoding nuclear transport factor 2 family protein: MTPRMIFAGIAICALVAGCGGQTDAADGTRSAAAGETSVPAAGTAASSDTASPTAVAVDAQNELKAAVQAYSDAFLTGDPKAAYELLSQRCRKRHSLAEFTSIVSAAEQMYGSALPIETFSAQVSGDLARVTYTYSVKAINQDSEPWAREQESWRQDDC, encoded by the coding sequence ATGACTCCCAGGATGATCTTCGCAGGAATAGCCATTTGTGCTCTGGTGGCCGGCTGCGGCGGTCAGACCGACGCCGCCGATGGCACACGCTCTGCCGCTGCGGGCGAGACTTCGGTTCCGGCGGCCGGTACTGCCGCCAGTTCCGACACGGCATCACCCACTGCCGTCGCCGTCGATGCGCAGAACGAGTTGAAGGCCGCGGTTCAGGCTTACAGCGACGCCTTTCTTACCGGCGACCCGAAGGCGGCCTACGAACTGCTGTCGCAGCGGTGTCGGAAGCGGCACTCGCTGGCCGAGTTCACCTCCATCGTCAGCGCGGCCGAGCAGATGTACGGCAGTGCGCTGCCGATTGAGACCTTCTCGGCGCAGGTGTCGGGAGATCTGGCCAGAGTGACGTATACCTACTCGGTCAAGGCGATCAATCAAGATTCTGAGCCCTGGGCCCGCGAGCAGGAGAGTTGGCGCCAGGACGATTGCTGA
- a CDS encoding IS110 family RNA-guided transposase yields the protein MQRPPRFYCGIDWADRLNDAAVIDAHGTTVHHLRIAASPDGLRELFTLLSGLLAGHQHSRKQVPIAIETNGGLLVQALRARGQTVFQIPPSDMARFRAYRSVTRKKADRSDAELLARLLRDKWGELQPLPATSPVAEAITVLARAQYRSQLLREQLQAKLRRLLHQVHPTALIAWEGRDFGLRRLEARTVLEAGPTAEAAARLTQYRLSKILAPVRLRLVDDEAYRLRDLFAQPVLRLPREIEKATAVEVRALLNQFNHACNTTDQLTTELTDAFLQHPHASIYLSFPGCGPLGGARLLAELGDDPRRFATARGLRAYAGIAPLTWSSGNSSQVAHRYVCNRRLKAVCHQWAFCSLTRSPGARARYDQRRAAGDTYAGALRRVSTRLLTGLHHCLTAGAHFEEHLAFPRARQPE from the coding sequence ATGCAACGGCCACCACGCTTCTACTGCGGGATCGACTGGGCCGACCGGCTCAATGACGCCGCGGTGATCGACGCCCACGGCACCACCGTGCACCACCTACGGATCGCCGCCTCCCCCGATGGTCTGCGTGAGCTGTTCACGCTGCTGTCCGGGCTGCTCGCCGGCCACCAGCACAGCCGCAAGCAGGTCCCGATAGCGATCGAGACCAACGGCGGCCTGCTGGTCCAGGCGTTGCGCGCCCGCGGCCAGACCGTCTTCCAGATCCCGCCGAGCGACATGGCCCGATTCCGCGCCTACCGGTCGGTGACCCGGAAGAAGGCCGACCGCTCGGATGCCGAGCTACTGGCGAGGTTGCTACGCGACAAGTGGGGCGAACTCCAGCCCCTACCGGCCACAAGTCCCGTCGCCGAGGCCATCACCGTGCTGGCCCGTGCCCAGTACCGGTCCCAGCTGCTGCGCGAGCAGTTGCAGGCGAAACTTCGCCGGCTGCTGCACCAGGTCCATCCCACCGCGTTGATCGCCTGGGAAGGCCGCGACTTCGGGCTGCGCCGACTCGAAGCCCGGACGGTCCTTGAGGCCGGCCCGACGGCAGAAGCCGCGGCACGGCTGACCCAGTACCGCCTCTCCAAGATCCTCGCACCGGTCCGGCTGAGGCTCGTCGACGACGAGGCCTACCGGTTACGCGACCTGTTCGCCCAACCCGTCCTGCGGCTACCCCGCGAAATCGAGAAGGCCACCGCCGTAGAAGTCCGCGCCCTGCTGAACCAGTTCAACCACGCCTGCAACACCACCGACCAGCTCACGACCGAACTGACCGACGCGTTCCTCCAACACCCGCACGCCTCGATCTATCTGTCGTTCCCCGGTTGCGGCCCCCTCGGCGGCGCCCGGCTCCTGGCCGAACTCGGCGACGACCCCCGACGGTTCGCCACCGCGCGCGGTCTGCGCGCCTACGCCGGGATCGCCCCGCTGACCTGGTCCAGCGGCAACAGCAGCCAGGTCGCCCACCGATACGTCTGCAACCGGCGCCTCAAAGCCGTCTGCCACCAATGGGCGTTCTGCTCCCTGACCCGATCCCCCGGCGCCCGCGCCCGCTACGACCAGCGCCGCGCCGCCGGCGACACCTACGCCGGGGCGCTGCGCCGCGTCAGCACACGCCTGCTCACCGGCCTGCATCACTGCCTGACCGCGGGCGCCCACTTCGAGGAACACCTCGCCTTTCCCCGCGCACGACAGCCCGAATAG